The following proteins are encoded in a genomic region of Candida albicans SC5314 chromosome 4, complete sequence:
- the FGR3 gene encoding Fgr3p (SUMO E3 ligase for Wor1, involved in CO2-mediated white-opaque phenotypic switching; mutations affect filamentous growth; lacks an ortholog in S. cerevisiae) — protein sequence MARLRRVRGPKLSTDKVSIVHEMGRKYKHAKILVTIRLDPTRLKSISRSPSNGTEMENSNETTNEKDSNAETLPPMSSGLSETATPKNNDAGEDISDSEISSMDNELMDFLTEHSVLVTPGRPLIPNQPETAPTTEKNQEKKPSGKLSSVSPKKQPNSSIPDSPSVDETYKILPRNVSPIVRNELHSIEDEFAPVDRMVFSLRDPLGGGRINLPVKSTSCIHFQCFDYENFCLFNKISTATKEITRRNLVQSNRAYLARIQQQVNQQPTVSSSFPFSSQNSQFPNPTSNPNVSNKLPVALPGNNGTHNYLVLPTFHSNFTLNNRINNNNIYNSNSGHSSQSGEITSLYNRLGEPYIKVINNPKPEHSSRFVTPCHKFPMYKCPICDTQFPLSELCISDGFNYFIRATPKEIDRVELLIGLDKYRLIDDNRKTPAPTGEKKEQSAEVIVLTSDEEDEDDRNPVVSQTPVKTKKRFNFYERAQELLHQETDNEIHYGDGESWDDPIVLD from the coding sequence ATGGCAAGGTTAAGACGTGTACGGGGACCCAAACTTTCGACAGACAAGGTTTCAATAGTTCATGAAATGGGTCGAAAGTACAAGCATGCAAAGATTTTGGTTACAATACGTTTGGATCCAACACGGTTAAAAAGTATATCAAGAAGCCCATCAAACGGTACAGAAATGGAGAATTCAAATGAAACAACCAACGAAAAAGATTCGAATGCAGAGACATTGCCACCGATGTCTTCTGGATTATCAGAAACAGCAACACCAAAGAATAATGATGCTGGAGAAGACATTTCCGATAGCGAAATTAGCTCTATGGATAACGAGCTAATGGATTTTTTAACTGAGCATTCAGTATTGGTGACTCCAGGCCGACCTTTAATACCAAATCAACCAGAAACAGCACCTACAACCGAAAAGAACCAGGAAAAGAAACCTTCCGGAAAACTATCATCTGTGCTGCCCAAAAAGCAACCAAACTCTTCCATCCCAGACAGTCCATCTGTAGATGAGACATATAAGATACTACCGAGAAATGTTTCCCCAATTGTGAGAAACGAGCTACATTctattgaagatgaatttgCCCCTGTAGATCGGATGGTGTTTTCCCTAAGGGATCCTTTGGGAGGTGGCCGAATAAATCTACCAGTTAAGTCAACCTCATGCATACATTTTCAATGCTTTGATTATGAAAACTTTTGTCTATTTAATAAGATTAGTACTGCTACTAAAGAGATAACCAGAAGAAATCTTGTACAACTGAATCGTGCATATCTTGCCCGAATCCAACAGCAAGtcaatcaacaaccaacaGTGAGTAGCTCATTTCCATTTTCGTCACAAAACTCACAATTCCCAAACCCAACCAGTAATCCCAATGTTTCGAATAAGCTACCTGTTGCCTTACCAGGAAACAACGGAACTCATAACTACTTGGTACTACCAACATTTCATTCAAATTTCACCTTAAACAACCgtataaataataacaacattTACAATAGCAATTCTGGGCATAGTAGTCAATCTGGTGAAATTACTAGTTTGTATAACAGATTGGGCGAACCTTATATAAAGGTTATCAATAATCCAAAGCCCGAACATAGTAGTCGATTTGTAACTCCTTGTCACAAATTTCCCATGTACAAATGCCCAATTTGCGATACCCAGTTCCCATTAAGCGAATTGTGCATAAGTGATGgattcaattatttcattCGTGCTACTCCCAAGGAAATAGACCGtgttgaattattaattggATTGGATAAATACCGcttaattgatgataatcGGAAAACACCAGCACCAACAGGGGAGAAAAAGGAACAGTCTGCCGAAGTGATTGTGCTCACATCTGATGAAGAGGATGAAGATGACCGAAATCCAGTGGTGCTGCAAACCCCAGTCAAGACAAAAAAGcgttttaatttttatgAAAGAGCTCAAGAATTGTTGCATCAAGAAACGGATAACGAGATTCATTATGGTGATGGTGAAAGTTGGGATGATCCAATAGTTCTCGATTAG
- the MRP8 gene encoding Mrp8p (Mitochondrial ribosomal protein; ortholog of S. cerevisiae Mrp8; transcript induced in hyphal form; mutant is viable; flow model and rat catheter biofilm repressed) — translation MSELSKLNEAKAKVAELEALVKKQASVMVQARQKLVDVELRNKKNQAAQNINQQPALDLTDYVNNDDIVQLVTELQTQLDALEARTMRRTYNATVQGDDEKLAPITNKDGDLPDFALPVTLKEFKSLEKIDLIRLGVFYEIILPDGEEIDHALQQTNSKEAILDINKKKDIIELSKNFDEDQANEIYDELARYFGIKHRRNSDGW, via the coding sequence ATGTCTGAACTTTCCAAATTAAATGAGGCTAAAGCAAAAGTGGCTGAATTGGAAGCTTTAGTCAAAAAACAGGCCAGCGTAATGGTTCAAGCGAGACAAAAGTTAGTTGACGTTGAATTGAGAAATAAGAAAAACCAAGCTGCTCAGAATATCAATCAACAACCTGCATTGGATTTAACCGATTATGTGAACAACGATgatattgttcaattggTCACAGAATTACAAACCCAATTGGATGCTTTAGAGGCTAGAACTATGCGTCGAACTTACAATGCAACCGTTCAAGGAGACGACGAAAAGTTGGCACCTATTACAAATAAAGATGGCGATTTGCCCGACTTTGCATTACCTGTCACTTTGAAAGAGTTTAAGCTGttggaaaaaattgatttgataagATTAGGAGTGTTTTATGAGATCATATTGCCAGATGGAGAAGAAATAGACCATGCTTTGCAACAGACTAATAGTAAAGAAGCAATTTTAGATattaacaaaaagaaagatattATAGAATTAAGCAAAAATTTCGATGAAGATCAAGCTAATGAAATATACGATGAGTTAGCTAGATATTTTGGAATAAAACATAGAAGAAATAGTGATGGCTGGTAG
- a CDS encoding Sec63 complex subunit (Ortholog(s) have protein transporter activity, role in filamentous growth, posttranslational protein targeting to membrane, translocation and Sec62/Sec63 complex localization), with product MAEETVTPEPEIVKISVFTPLIYVGVVLSIFITFSIIYRKRRLQSLTKVEPLFKENYTAVLYQHLKDQYTNKDLPKDQRPHEKVMKAALLRRAVEAIRRSMKLKENEPVFNKLYQNGLIGDDIFKQYQIQIKFQELELKDIVTECETYKKGWVQTFFPLAQEICFNEALRRRLKASDDRAETFSKLWETYADKSEKSLESAKKVESKKTVEAVKAEETKDKVAEISEKVEDVKEEKEQEQEADEKHQGGDNDSSKSKKKKKNNKAKKN from the coding sequence ATGGCAGAAGAAACCGTGACTCCTGAACCGGaaattgtaaaaatttCTGTTTTCACTCCATTGATTTATGTGGGTGTGGTATTGTCGATATTCATCACATTTTCGATCATATACAGAAAGAGACGATTACAATCATTGACCAAAGTGGAACCACTTTTCAAGGAGAATTACACTGCTGTTTTGTACCAACACTTAAAGGATCAATATACTAATAAAGATTTGCCTAAAGATCAGAGACCTCATGAAAAAGTAATGAAGGCAGCATTGTTGAGACGTGCAGTTGAGGCCATTAGAAGGTCGATGAAgttgaaagaaaatgaaccggtgtttaataaattgtatCAAAATGGATTAATTGGTGATGacattttcaaacaatatcaaatccaaataaAATTCCAGGAGTTGGAATTGAAAGATATTGTTACTGAATGTGAAACTTATAAAAAAGGCTGGGTTCAAACATTTTTCCCATTGGCACAGGAAATATGTTTCAATGAAGCATTGAGAAGAAGATTGAAAGCACTGGATGATAGAGCAGAAACATTTAGTAAATTATGGGAAACATACGCTGATAAGTCTGAAAAATCTTTAGAATCAGCAAAGAAAGTTGAATCAAAGAAAACTGTGGAGGCAGTGAAAGCCGAAGAGACAAAGGATAAGGTAGCAGAAATTAGTGAAAAGGTTGAAGATGTcaaggaagaaaaagaacaagaacaagaagcTGACGAAAAGCACCAAGGCGGCGATAATgattcttcaaaatcaaagaaaaagaaaaagaataacaaggcaaagaaaaactag
- the ATG1 gene encoding serine/threonine protein kinase (Putative protein serine/threonine kinase; predicted role in vesicle formation in autophagy and the cytoplasm-to-vacuole targeting (Cvt) pathway; Spider biofilm induced) yields the protein MIPQSNPTAQRRSGDAQNTNNVAPNSVATTTDTALTASTQSGSSSNNANKKLEYIGVYKIGPEIGKGSFATVYKCIDTTNNKAVAIKSVYRSKLKSKKLLENLEIEIQILKSMKHPHIVGLLDYKQTTSYFHLVMDYCSMGDLSYFIRRRNNLVKSHPVISSLLHCYPSPEGSHGLNEVLVLHFLRQLSSALQFLRDKSLVHRDIKPQNLLLCPPVHSKQEFIDGEFVGMWELPILKIADFGFARFLPSTSMAETLCGSPLYMAPEILRYEKYNAKADLWSVGAVLYEMTVGKPPFKAGNHIELLKNIEKANDKIKFPSAAQVPEPLKQLIRSLLKYNPTERISFNEFFNDSLITCDLDDNDQPLETSQMDENLFISEYISPIAPAERSQFFKEQKKNDSVVRSPSPTTATTATPRQDNVVQQMTKITSPVPDDFALSIARNSSEFNLKKDDMNLEKDYVVVEKRAVEVNALADELAHAGAGADAIPNSRKNSDVDQTNRLASSQQQTETASYRRSSSSGSQKRPSFSERRISLSLSPTNALTKAIGLASNRLFGLTTNSSHSNVSAIAEDDDSSTSNNDASSFSTVIPSTNNHVLLQKLNLATIGEPGTEFDLGSVSNLDEQILDKLELIANIANAVNLYADVKFSQIIPSPPSSDGIEDDTEMLPPKIIHMISQEGIGLYIKTLSLLGRAMDIAGQWWFEKYDAVHGERPSFETTVRINQIVQWIREKYNISLERLEFLKSKSDFTAEETIEDNEPNGTTRVQQAIFAAALGIARETALKELLRNSTDIECSYVTSIYMLLAILEDLEESDRQEVKKIIEKINSRLKNFMGK from the coding sequence ATGATACCTCAGTCGAACCCTACAGCTCAAAGACGTTCAGGTGATGCCCAAAATACCAATAATGTGGCACCTAACTCAGTAGCCACCACCACTGACACTGCTTTGACAGCTTCCACACAATCTGGAAGCAGCAGCAATAATGCgaataaaaaattggagTATATAGGTGTCTACAAGATTGGTCCAGAAATTGGTAAAGGGTCATTTGCCACGGTTTATAAATGTATCGATACAACCAATAATAAAGCTGTGGCTATCAAGTCCGTGTATCGGTCCAAATTAAAATCGAAAAAACTACTAGAAAACttagaaattgaaatccagatattgaaatcaatgaaaCATCCTCACATAGTGGGTCTATTAGATTATAAGCAAACAACAAGCTACTTCCATCTAGTGATGGATTATTGTTCCATGGGCGATTTGTCATATTTCATTAGACGAAGGAATAATTTGGTGAAGTCACATCCAGTAATCTCAAGTTTGTTGCATTGCTATCCGTCACCAGAAGGGTCTCACGGGTTAAATGAAGTTTTGGTTCTCCATTTTTTGAGACAGCTCTCGTCTGCACTTCAATTTTTAAGAGACAAGAGTTTAGTACATCGAGACATTAAACCACAAAACTTGCTCTTGTGCCCGCCAGTTCATTCAAAGCAGGAATTCATTGATGGCGAGTTTGTTGGTATGTGGGAATTgccaatattgaaaatagcTGATTTTGGATTCGCTCGTTTCTTGCCCTCAACCTCAATGGCAGAGACTTTGTGTGGGTCTCCCCTTTACATGGCTCCAGAGATTTTGCgatatgaaaaatataacgCCAAGGCAGATTTGTGGTCGGTTGGTGCTGTCCTATACGAAATGACAGTGGGGAAACCGCCTTTCAAGGCAGGAAACCACAtagaattgttgaaaaacaTTGAGAAGGCAAAcgataaaatcaaatttccTTCGGCAGCTCAGGTACCTGAACctttgaaacaattgattagGTCATTGTTGAAATACAACCCAACTGAGCGGATTTCTTTCAACGAGTTTTTCAATGACTCATTAATAACCTGTGACTTGGATGATAATGATCAGCCTCTCGAAACCTCTCAAATGGATGagaatttgtttatcaGTGAATATATCAGTCCCATAGCTCCTGCCGAGCGATCACAGTTTTTCAAAGAGCAAAAGAAGAATGATTCAGTTGTTAGAAGCCCATCACCCactactgctactactgCAACCCCACGTCAAGACAATGTAGTACAGCAAATGACAAAAATTACGAGTCCTGTACCAGACGATTTTGCCCTTTCCATTGCACGAAACTCGTCagaatttaatttaaaaaagGATGATAtgaatttagaaaaagattatgttgttgttgagaaAAGGGCAGTTGAAGTTAATGCACTCGCAGACGAATTGGCACACGCTGGAGCTGGAGCAGATGCCATTCCAAACTCACGCAAGAATCTGGATGTAGACCAGACCAATAGATTGGCGTCACTGCAACAGCAAACGGAAACAGCACTGTACCGCAGGTCGTCACTGAGTGGCAGTCAAAAACGTCCTAGTTTTTCTGAAAGACGAATTTCGCTTTCACTCTCGCCGACCAATGCTTTAACAAAGGCAATTGGGTTAGCTTCGAATCGATTGTTTGGGTTGACTACCAACAGTCTGCATTCCAATGTATCAGCTATAGCCGAAGATGATGACTCGTCTACTAGTAACAATGATGCATCGTCTTTTTCAACTGTCATTCCTTCTACCAATAATCACGTCCTTTTACAGAAACTCAATCTAGCCACTATAGGTGAACCGGGTactgaatttgatttaggGAGTGTTTCCAATTTAGACGAACAAATACTAGACAAGCTAGAGTTAATTGCAAACATTGCTAATGCTGTGAATTTGTATGCTGATGTCAAATTCAGTCAGATTATTCCCAGTCCGCCATCTTCAGACGGGATAGAGGATGACACCGAGATGTTGCCTCCTAAGATTATTCATATGATCAGTCAAGAGGGAATAGGATTATATATTAAGACGTTGAGTTTGTTGGGAAGAGCCATGGATATTGCTGGTCAATGGtggtttgaaaaatatgatGCTGTTCATGGCGAAAGACCTAGCTTTGAAACGACAGTTagaattaatcaaataGTGCAATGGATCAGAGAAAAGTATAATATTTCCCTTGAAAGATTAGAGTTTTTGAAAAGTAAAAGTGATTTTACTGCTGAAGAAACAATAGAAGATAACGAGCCTAATGGAACAACAAGAGTGCAACAGGCAATTTTTGCTGCTGCTCTTGGAATCGCTAGGGAAACTGCACTTAAGGAACTTCTTCGCAATAGCACAGATATAGAATGCTCATATGTCACAAGTATATATATGCTTTTGGCAATACTTGAAGATCTTGAAGAATCTGATCGCCAGGAagtgaagaaaataattgaaaaaattaactcCCGTTTGAAGAATTTCATGGGGaaatga